CACCCTTTCCTCTTCATTTCCTTCTTTCAAGTCTTTTTCCCCTGTTGTATTTTCTTTTTCACCTGATGTCATTTGCAGCATATCCTCTAGTTCTTTCGATATCTTTTCAATCTCGTCATCGTGTTCCATTTCATATACCTCTCTTTACAGGGGTTTTTCCTCTCTCTTCCGGAATATGAAGGCCTTGCTGAATCCATAGTTTGCAATCACAACAACCACGGATACCAGGATTTTACTTACATATTCATCCATTTTGAGCCAGGAAACCATAATCACCATAAGAACCATTTCCATGACGCCTGACGCTGCTCTGCATGCGGTAAATGAAACAATCTCCTTCATGACAAAGCGCAGATGCAGGTCATAGCTTTGAAATACAAAGATTTTATTTACAATAAAAGCAAACAGGACGGAAACCACCCATGCTGCCGCGGTTGCGGCCCGGTAATCGATGCCAGCCCTCACCATTAACCAATAGACAACCCAGTTTACCAGGGTCGTCAGCACTCCAAATATCAGATAGGATATGACTTCCCGGTTCATGACCTTGTCCCAGATTTTTCTAATCATCCTTTTTCTCCTGTAAAACTACGTTTCCTATTTCCTGCCCATGTATTTTGGGCATATAGATATACTCCGCAGCGTATTTCCTCTATTGTATTATAGGGAAAGAAAATTGTAAAGGGATTCTAAGGCTTCCCAGCCAGAAACTCCCTGGCTCCCTGTGAATAGTGCACCTCACCATCCTCCGTAATGAACACGCCGTACACGCCGTCCGTGGAATCCAGAAGCTCCATTCCCTTTTTAAGTCCAAGGGAAAAACAGGTGGTAGAAAGAGCATCCCCGTCAGCGGACAGCTCTGATAAAATGGTTACGGACACCAGCCCGTTTTCATATGGATACCCATCCCCTGGGTTTAAAATATGGTGATAATTCACCCCATCCTTTTCAAAATGCCGCTCATACACCCCGGAGGATACCACTGACATGTCATTGATATTCAGGGTTTCTATGGTTTCATTCCGGTCTGCATAAGGCTTTTGAAGGCCGATTTTAAATGGCGTGCCGCCAGGCTTCTGCCCCACACAAAGAACATTTCCGCCCAGATTAATGACAGCGCTCTTTACTCCCTGCTCTAAAAGAAAATCCTTCATCCGGTCCGCAATATACCCCTTGGCTATTGCCCCAAAATCAAGGGAAATATCCGGAGATAAAAATGTAAGGGCATTTCCCTCAAGCTTTAAATTCCGGTAATCAACCTTTTTCTTTGCCTCCTGGATCTTCCCATCAGGCGGTACAACCGGATCAGGGGATGTGAAATCCCATAGGGAGGACAAAGGTTCCACAGTAATATCAAAAGCCCCGTCTGAGATTTGGGAATAATAAAGGCCCTTAGAAAGAAGAGCCTCCACATCCGGGGATACTGTCACGGTCATTTCACTGGCAGGCCTGTGATTTAACTTGTAAACCTCACTGCCCTCAATGGTTTTGCTGAAAATATTTTCATAGGACCGGCACAAATCCAGACAGTCAGATAAAATTTCAGGATCATCCTTACCATAAAGAGTCACAGTCACAAAGGTATTCAGCATAAAACCGGTCTTGCTTAGGGGCTCCACCCTTCTTTCACAGCCCATGAGCAAGAGCGAAGCCATACCTGTGATTAAAACAACTGCTCTCCATTTTTTCATCCCATAGCCTCCAGCTTCTTACATGCTTCTCTGGCATGATCCAGGAACATGCTGCGGACTCCCTCCAGTTCTCCCATGCCCTTTAACCGGCAGACTACCTGATAGCCTTCCGACTCCAACTGGCTTTTCCAGGACTCTTCCCCTTCTCCTGCCATATCATTGTGAGCGTGGTCACCGGAAACGATCATAAGAGGCTGGAGCACCATCCGGCTGGAACCGGTCTTTTTCACCTCTTCTTTTACGGCTTCAAAGGCTGGCTCCGCCTCCACGGTCCCTATATGATACCTGCCGTATCCGTTTTGCTTTAAAACCTCCGCCAGGCGGGGATAACATTCATTGGCCTCATGCTCCGTGCCATGTCCCATGAATAGGATCTCCGTTCCTTCCCTGTCATATTCCTTCGTATCCTCTGCCAGCACGCTGCAAAGCCTTTCATAATCCGCTTCTTCCGAAAGCAGCGGCTTTCCCCACAGGATCCGCTTAAACCGGTTCTCATATTGTTTCACTGCAGCCACCATGTGGTCATTCTCTTCCCCTCCCATAACCAGGGTAGGCTGTACGATCACCCGCTGAAATCCTTCCAGCGCCAGCTTTTCTAAAGCCTCCTCCACACTGTCTATATAAATATTGTCCCGTTTTTTCAATATTCCAATAATGATCCGGCTTGTAAATGCCCGTCGAAGCTCATATTCCGGAAATTCTTCCTTTATGGCCTGCTCAATGGCCTCTATGGTCTTTTTCCTGCTTTCCTGATAGCTTGTTCCAAAGCTCACTACTAAAATTGCCTGCTTCATTCTGTTATCCCATACTTTCTATTATAGTCCGGCCATACCACTCATAATCTGGCGGGGGTTTGACTGAATTTTAACCATTTTCCCGATTACCATATCACAGATGAACTTTGCTGTCAAACCTCTTTTCACGCACAGCAGGCGCAAAACCATAAGGTTCTGCGCCTGCTGCACACATTGCATTCATTTGCTGGAGATTACTTAAAAATCTACCTCTTTATCATAGTAACAACAGGTTAACAGTTTCTCCATCTCAGCGGGCGTAATCGTCCTTGGATTGGAGCCGGTGCATGCATCACCTACTGCCAGCTCTGCTACTGTCTTTAGTTTATCATTGAACTCTGCTTCGTCAATGATTCCGCCTTCATAGTCCTTAATACAAGCAGGAATATCCAGCTTTTCGTTCATGGAACGGATCTCTGCAATCAATGCATCAACCAGCTCCTCATCATTATTCCCTTTCAGATCAATAAAGCGGGCAATCTCTGCGTAACGCTTTGCACCCTCAGAATCCTTGGAATTAAACTTAATTACCTTTGGCAGATACATGGCGTTTGCACAGCCATGGACAATATGTCCCCCTGAATAAGCGGCACCTGTCTTATGAGCCATGGAATGAACAATTCCCAAAAGGGCATTGGAGAATGCCATACCGGCCAGACACTGGGCATTATGCATACGTGCACGGGCTTCCTTGTTTCCATTATAAGAATCAATTAAGTCATTATGTATCATCTTGATAGCATGAAGGGCCAGAGGATCGGTGTAATCACAATGAAGTGTGGAAACGTAAGCTTCGATCGCATGAGTCATGGCATCCATACCTGTATGGGCGGTCAGCTTCTGAGGCATGGTCTCAGCCAGGTCCGGATCAACGATTGCAATATCCGGTGTGATGTTGAAATCTGCCAGAGGATATTTCACTCCCTTTTTATAGTCCGTAATTACGCTGAATGCCGTTACCTCGGTAGCCGTACCAGAGGTGGACGGAATGGCGCAGAATTTCGCCTTCGTTCTCAGAGTCGGGAAATTAAAGGGAATGCATAAGTCTTCAAATGTGGTATCAGGATACTCATAGAATGCCCACATTGCTTTTGCCGCATCAATAGGGGATCCTCCTCCGATGGCTACGATCCAATCCGGTCCAAACTCCCGCATCATTTCAGCGCCCTTCATCACCGTATCCACACTGGGATCCGGCTCTACGCCTTCAAACAGCTTTACTTCCATTCCGGCTTCCTTTAAGCAGGCTACCACCCTGTCAAGAAATCCAAAACGTTTCATGGAACCGCCGCCTACAACCACGATTGCCTTTTTTCCTTTTATATTCTTAAGCTCTTCCAGGGCGCCCTTTCCGTGATATAAGTCTCTCGGTAATGTAAATCTAGCCATCGTATAATCCTCCTTGTAAAATTCCAGTTCTTTATTATAACTATATTGTAGCCTAACAAGTCGGAAAACACAAAGGTAAAAAGCTATATATCAGTATATAAATACTGATATATATTTAACGTTCTTATTTCAAAAAAATATTCTTCACTGCTTCCAGTTCATTTAAAAATTCTTTATCCCAGGCCGTAAGCGAATACCCCTTCCTGTAAATAAGCACATCCCGGAAGGTGTCTGCCTTTTTCCTGCACTGCCGTTCTACCAGGCCATACCTTTTAAGGAACTCTTCCGGCATGGGAGAAACCCACATATATGTATGAGGATCTTCCAGCAAAAGGTTGAACTGGCTTCCTCTCTCAAATACGTAAACACGTTTTGGGGATTCCAAAGGCGTCCCCTTCTTTTCAAAATTCTCCCGGCGGCCTAGCGCTCCGTCACCATGGACAATTTCTATATACGGCATCAAATCCTCTTCCGTGATTTCTTCTTTTCCTGCCAGGGGATGATCCGCAGACATGAGAAGCCTTAGGGAATATTCCAAAACCGGTTCCATCAGAAGGCCTTTCGCCGCTGCCGTATGGGCATAATGCCCTTCCAAAGAGGACTGATACCGGATGATTCCCAGATTATATTCTCTGGTTTCCACATCCCTTAAGGTATCAGCGGAATTCGTCTCCCTCAACCAGACATTCATTCCCTCTTCCCGGCAAAGGCTTCGGATGAATCTGGAAAAGGCAAGGCTTAAATAGCTTGCCCTTGGCATGGAAAGAGAAAATTCCACCCCACTTACCTCATCCGGCTTATATAAATGTTCCATCTTCTCAATCTGGTCCAGGACATTTCGGGCATGCTCCAGAAAAATCCTTCCCCTTGCCGTAGGGACCACGCCTTTGGAAGTCCGTCTGAAAATCGGCGCACCAAGGCTTTCTTCCAGGGTTTTGATCGCCTTGCTCAAATTAGGCTGATCCATAAAAAGGTTGGCGGCCGCCTGGGTGATGGAGCCTGTTTTTTCCACCTCAACGGCATATTGTAACAATACGGTATTCAATTATCTTCCTCCTTTGTCTACTGACTGCCTTCCTTATCCGCCTCATAAAGATATTTGGACAGCGCTGCCAGCGACACAGCCATGTTCTCATTCTGTACCAGCACATGGTCGGGCACGGTTAAGTGGGTGGGAGCAAAATTCCATATGGCCTTTACACCGCCGTCTACCAGGCGGTTGCATACCTCCTGGGCACATTCCGCAGGAACCGTGATGATGCCGATGTGTATGTTCATTCTCTGGCAGAGGTTTTCCAGCTTTTCCATGGGAAGAACCGGCTTTCCTCCTGTTTTTGTATTCACCCTTCTTCCATCAGAATCAAATGCCAGGACAATCTCCACTCCATACTGCTCAAACCCTTTATAAGACAGAAGGGCTTTGCCCAGGGATCCAACTCCTACCAGAGCCGCCTGATTCGTATTATGAAACCCTAAAAACTCCTCCATGTCTCTGATTAAATCCTTCACCACATACCCCAATTTGGGCTTTCCGGCTGTCTTTGCCACCATTGCCAGATCCTTGCGCACCTGAACCTCATTAAGCTGAAGATCCAGGGCAATGACCGGCGCCGATATTGTCTCTGTTCCTTCCCGGTATTTCCGTTCCAGATAATGATGATACATGGGAAGGCGCTCCAAAGTCTTCCTGGATATTCCTCCCACCAAGTTTTTTTTCTCTTCCATAATCGTGTACCCCCACCTTTTTTAACGAAAGGATTCTTCATTTCCCTTAACATCCAAAGCTTTTACGTTCCAGTTCTTAAGACTTTTCTCCATCTTGCAAGTCCGTAAGAAGCATGGCATCACCAAAACTAAAGAAACGGTAACGCTCTTTAATGGCTTCCTCATAGGCATGAAGCACATGATCCCGCCCTGCAAGGGCGGATACCAGCATCACCAGCGTAGATTCAGGCAAGTGGAAATTCGTAATCAGGCAATCCAGAAGCTTAAAACGGTATCCGGGATAAATAAAGATTTCCGTCCATCCGCTTCCTGCCTTTAAAATCCCCTCTTCAGTGGAAGCAGATTCCACCGTACGGCAGCTGGTCGTTCCCACACAGACGATGCGGCCGCCATTTTTCTTCGCGTCATTGACCTTTTTCGCTTCTTCCTCTTCTATAATATAGAACTCAGAGTGCATATGATGGGCTTCGATCTCATCCACCTTTACCGGACGAAAGGTTCCAAGCCCTACGTGGAGAGTCACATGAGCGATGTCTACTCCCATATCCTCAATTTCCTCTAGCAGCTCTTTTGTAAAATGCAGACCGGCTGTAGGCGCAGCCGCTGATCCCTCATGCTTTGCATAAACCGTCTGATAACGGTTCTTGTCCTTTAGCTGATGGGTAATGTAAGGAGGCAGAGGCATCTGTCCCAAACGGTCCAGTATCTCTTCAAAAATCCCTTCATAGGAGAACTGGATAAGGCGGTTTCCTTCTTCCACCACATCGATTACGGTTCCCTTTAACAGGCCCTCCCCAAAGGAGATCACCGTTCCTGTTTTTGCCTTTTTCCCAGGCTTTACAAGGGTTTCCCAAATGTCGTTTTCTCTTCTCTTTAATAAGAGAATTTCTATCTTTGCTTCGGTCCCCTCTTTCACTCCAAACAATCTTGCCGGAATGACCTTGGTATCATTGATGACCAGGCAATCCCCTTTCCGTAAGTAGGAAAGGATGTCCTTAAAATGTCTGTGCTGAATCTCTCCTGTGTGTTTATCTAATACCAGCAGCCTGGAAGCAGAACGGTCCTCAAGTGGATCTTGTGCAATCAGCTCCTGGGGCAGATCAAAATAAAAGTCCCTAACATTCATAAATCTGTACTCTCCTTTGCCAAAAATGCTCCTCTGCAGGGTGCCACGCAGAGAAGCATCTGTTTTACGTATTGTTTGATTGGCTGCCTGAATCGGTTGTCTCTTCCGACACTTCCGGATCTTCCTTCTCATCCATCAGAATGTGATAGACAGCCAGAAGATTTTCATCAGACTTTAAGGCATTCTCAAGACCGTTGTTTACCTCTTTTGCCTGCTTTTGCACGGCATCAGACTTGTTTGCCCCTTCCATAAACTCCGACTGTTCTTCGCTGGTATCTGAAACCAGATAATAGCTTCCGTCTGCTGCTGTTTTTACATAGCATACAACCAGGCTGGGCGCTAAGGTTTCCGCCTGACGGAATTTGATATCAAATCTGGCATATACTACGTATTCGCCCTCGTCAACTCCCGGAACCGTATAGCATACCAGGTTTTCAAAACTCTGGTAGAATTTCACTTCTTCTTCCATTCTGGTTCCCTGGTCTCTCAGTTCCTCTTCCGAATAGGTATTACCATATACCTTTGAAAGAGCCTCTATATCGCAGGTTTTCCTGGCTTTAAAATAAGCTTCCATCAAATCATGAATCGCCGGTATGGCCTCTTCCTGCAGCGTGATCTCTTTCTTTGCTGTTGATGCCGTACTTTCAGCAGATGAATCCACCGTAGAAACATTAGCCGGATTATTACCTGTCTGCTGGGGCTTATCCAAAACAATAACGGCAAAAATCAGTATAATCGCTGCCAAGGGGAAAAACAGAAACTTTAACAGCCGTCTGCCATCTTCCTTGGAACACTTCTTCCATTTTTCAAATAAGTCCTTCATATGGGCTTGACCTCCTGGAGAATCAGTCTCCTTTTCATTCTAACAAAAAAACAGACAAAAATCAACAAATACTATTGCGCTTTAAAAGAATCTATAGTAGAATATAAAAGATGCATCTGTAGCTCAGTGGATAGAGCAGTGGCCTCCGGAGCCGCGTGCGTAGGTTCGATTCCTATCAGATGCATTTTTTATTTGCCAATTTTTATTCCTCTAAAAGCCTTATTTTATAAGGACTTTCTCGTATTTATCAGCTTTTCGCGAATCTTCCCATTTCCTGGATTTTACTGGTTTTTACTGAAAGATAAGTGGTAAATAAGTGGTCGGCTTTGTGGTCAGATAAGTGGTCAAAAAATCCCCACTAAATCTTGGAGATACCGGACATTACATCTGTCATCTGATCATTTAAAACGTGGATATATGTGCTGTATGTAGTATTGATATCTGCGTGTCCTAAGAGTTTGCTGACAACGCTTATCTCTGTTCCTGCCTTTAATAGCCTAGAAGCAAATGTATGTCTGAGTGCATGAATCGTATAATACTCCGCCCCCACTACCCCAAGAACACTTTTAAACGTCCTCAATATATTCCGTTCAGAAACATAACCTCCATCAGCAGTACTTGCTACATAATCCGTTTTAATCTTCTTTCTTCTATTATAATCCTGTATCTGCATCAGAAGAGATACCGCCATGTCATTCAAAGGTATCAACCTATTTCCCGATTCCGTTTTCGTAATATCACTGAAGGTCTTCTTTTGCTTTCCCACAACGGAACCGCTTTTGTCTCGTTCTTTCGCTTTAGTTAAGGTTTTATTTACCCTTAAAGTCTTCTTATCAAAATCAATATCTTGCCATTCTAAAGCCAAAGCTTCACCAATTCTCATTCCAGTGTTTAAAATTAGCAGCAGGACAGGCATGTGCTTAAAGAACTGATTATTGCTCTCCTGTAATGTATTATTAAACTCATACATTTTGTTAGTTATGTTTTCTGGAAGAATTTCAGTCTTTCTTGTTTTTACTTTCATGTTGCGCTCAATAGGCAATTGCACAGCAGGGCATGGATCAAAGGCTATCTTTTGAGAGTTATAGGCATATTGAAAAACCCCTTTTACAAATTCATAATGCTTCTTTACCGTAGAATATGCCTTTGTAGCTGACAAATCGTTTATCATAGCCTGTATATCCTCTGTAGTCACATTTCCTACCTGAAACCAACCTATGTAATTGCATACGGTATTATACGTCTGTTCAAGTCGATCATATGATACTGGCTTTAATATTGGAAATTTCACTGTTTTCATCCAAAATTCGGCATAGTCTCTGAATGTTGTGGATTCCACTTTTACAGTATATTTTGACCTGTCCTCATTATATTCCTTAATTTTGCGCTTCAGTTCTCTTTCTGTTTTTGCATAAAAAGATTTATATATTAGCTTACCATCTGGCTTCTTACCCGCAACATACCTATATTCATATCTGCCATCACTTCTCTGCCTTATTAACCCATCTCCCTTGTCTCTTCTATTATTAATTGTTGATATGCTCATCGTATCAAATCCTTTTACATCTGAGCATCGCCAAACAATTTGACCATGCTCCTATTTTATCAAATACAGCTATATATTAATAGCCTTTCCAGCATTTTTCTTGAACCATGCGTCAAGCTCTTCTTTCGAAATTAGGTAGTCCTTATTTACACGTACTATTGGCAAAATCCCTTTTTCTAAAAACTTTTTCATTTTGTCTCGTCCAAAGCCAAATATTTCCTGTAAGTCAGCTTTGTTGTAATACATCTTTTCTATGATATATCCCTACTTTCTTAAAGTTTTACATATAAAAAGAGCCGACGTTAAGCCGACTCTTGTGATAATATTCAATACACTTATCATAAAAGACCGCGGTGTTTTGCTCGACATAATTTTCATCATGGCAGCAGGAAGTCAATTTCACTAGAATCATGTCCACCAATCTGGAAGTTTGTCAATGTTTCCCATACTTTCATGGACATAACAAATGGATCCACTTCACATTCGTTTGTCATTAAAGCACTCATTTCCTCATTAAACTTTTCGACATTACAGTCTTCTTTTAAATTGAATATAGTAGTATTATCTTCAAATCTGCAATACTGATCATTTTCGTCTTTATAGCAATACTCTTTGTAAACCTCGATAAGCTTCTTAATATAGTATGCATAATCATCAGACATGATTTTTATATTCTTCGTACACCAATAATCAACTGGAACGCCAAGATTCAATTCTTTTATCTTTGAAAGCATAACAACCCCACTAGCAATTTTATCAAATGTTATTTTCATATTTTTACTCTCCTCATTAATATACTTTTTGCATACAAAAAGGGGCTGTAAAAAAACTCCCCTAAAAAAATCGCTGAGGTCGTGAGACCACAGCGATTTTTTGGTATAATTAATTATGCGACTAAAAAACTATACTAATGCTAATTATACCTCACGTCAATTGAAATTACCATTAGATATCAAAAATTAATTAATGTTTCTGATCCGGTATACACTTTTTGCGAGATGATGGTTCACATTGACCTATCAAGATATTTTGTAGAGAAAGGATACAAAACAGGTCGTCCAAGATGTGATGAACAAAAACTCCTTAAAGTTATACTCTTTGCCTTCATGGAGCACGGTATCCGTTCTCTGCGTGAAATAGAAAAACTTTGCAGGAACGATATACGGTATATCTATCTTATTGATGATATGAAGGCTCCTTCTTTTGCAACGTTTGGGAATCTGATTCGCAATGAATTAACGGATTCGATTGAGCAGATTTTTATCGACATCAACAGCTACATTTTTGAAAAGGATCATGTGGATCTGGAGCATACATATATTGATGGCACAAAAATCGAAGCAAATGCAAACCGTTATACCTGGGTGTGGAAATAATCATGTCTTCGTAACCGTAATAAAGTTTTTGAAAAACTATCGGCATTAATTGATTCGATGAATACAAATGTTTTAGATTATATGGGAGTAAAACTTGAAAAACGAAATGAATATGCCATTGATTATGTCACGGAATTACTTGAAAGCTATAAAACAGCAACCGGCCTGGATATGATAAAGTTTGTGTCAGGGACCGGACACAGAAAAAGTATGGAACAGCGTCAATATCAGGAAATGCAAAGATTTCTGGAACGTCTGAAATCATATGCAAAGCACATAGAAATATGTGGAGATGAAAGAAACAGCTATTCAAAGACAGACTACGATGCTACTTTCATGAGAATCAAACGGGACTATATGGGAAATGACCAGCTCCTTCCGGCCTACAATCTACAGGCGGCGATATGTGATGAGTACATAGCAGCAGTTGATGTAAAACCCTACGCCTCTGATATGGAATGCTTTGTGCCGCTAATGGAAAAGTTCAACAGCCTCTATGGACGTTATCCCAAATATCCGGTTGCAGATGCCGGATATGGTTCGTATAATAATTATCTTTACTGCGAAGAACACGGCATGGAAAAGTTCATGAAGTTTACCATGTTTAAAAAAGAAACCACGGATAAGAAATACCACAATGATCCATACCGGGCTGTCAACTTTAAAAGAGCTAAGTCAGGTGCTCTTATCTGCCCGAATGGAAAAAGATTTAGGTTTAAATACAATAAACAAGTATATAAAAACAAGTATGGAAGAACAGAAGAAATATACGAATGTGAAGGCTGTGAGGACTGCCCATATAAACCTGACTGCTGTAAAAAGAAATCCGGGAACAGAACCATATGTATGAATCAGGAATTAACAGCAATCCACCAAGAAGTGATCAGTAACCTGGAATCCATTCATGGAGCACTTTTGCGAATGAATCGAAGCATTCAGGCAGAGGGAACCTTTGGGGTAATCAAGTGGGATAAGTCGTACAAACGGCTCTATAGACGAGGCGAAAAGAACGTAAATCTCGAGCTCACTTTAATTTCATGTGGTTATAATCTTTACAAGTATCATAATAAAAAAAGCCGGTTACTGACAGCTGCATAAAAAGTCAGCGGGATGGAATCATTTATCCCCTTGGATTCCCAAGGGTAACTTTGAGTACGCATTTTTTGCTTAAACAAAGATATCATAATTATTTTTCCGGGCGAAATCAATATAAAATTTGAAATAGGATTCATATCAGCGAACGCTGATATGAATCCTATTTCAGGAGGGACTTATTTTACAGCCCCTTTTCCTTTACGCGATTTAT
The nucleotide sequence above comes from Lacrimispora sp. BS-2. Encoded proteins:
- a CDS encoding iron-containing alcohol dehydrogenase; the encoded protein is MARFTLPRDLYHGKGALEELKNIKGKKAIVVVGGGSMKRFGFLDRVVACLKEAGMEVKLFEGVEPDPSVDTVMKGAEMMREFGPDWIVAIGGGSPIDAAKAMWAFYEYPDTTFEDLCIPFNFPTLRTKAKFCAIPSTSGTATEVTAFSVITDYKKGVKYPLADFNITPDIAIVDPDLAETMPQKLTAHTGMDAMTHAIEAYVSTLHCDYTDPLALHAIKMIHNDLIDSYNGNKEARARMHNAQCLAGMAFSNALLGIVHSMAHKTGAAYSGGHIVHGCANAMYLPKVIKFNSKDSEGAKRYAEIARFIDLKGNNDEELVDALIAEIRSMNEKLDIPACIKDYEGGIIDEAEFNDKLKTVAELAVGDACTGSNPRTITPAEMEKLLTCCYYDKEVDF
- a CDS encoding transposase, which translates into the protein MEHGIRSLREIEKLCRNDIRYIYLIDDMKAPSFATFGNLIRNELTDSIEQIFIDINSYIFEKDHVDLEHTYIDGTKIEANANRYTWVWK
- a CDS encoding GtrA family protein; translated protein: MIRKIWDKVMNREVISYLIFGVLTTLVNWVVYWLMVRAGIDYRAATAAAWVVSVLFAFIVNKIFVFQSYDLHLRFVMKEIVSFTACRAASGVMEMVLMVIMVSWLKMDEYVSKILVSVVVVIANYGFSKAFIFRKREEKPL
- a CDS encoding transposase, producing the protein MNTNVLDYMGVKLEKRNEYAIDYVTELLESYKTATGLDMIKFVSGTGHRKSMEQRQYQEMQRFLERLKSYAKHIEICGDERNSYSKTDYDATFMRIKRDYMGNDQLLPAYNLQAAICDEYIAAVDVKPYASDMECFVPLMEKFNSLYGRYPKYPVADAGYGSYNNYLYCEEHGMEKFMKFTMFKKETTDKKYHNDPYRAVNFKRAKSGALICPNGKRFRFKYNKQVYKNKYGRTEEIYECEGCEDCPYKPDCCKKKSGNRTICMNQELTAIHQEVISNLESIHGALLRMNRSIQAEGTFGVIKWDKSYKRLYRRGEKNVNLELTLISCGYNLYKYHNKKSRLLTAA
- a CDS encoding tyrosine-type recombinase/integrase, whose protein sequence is MSISTINNRRDKGDGLIRQRSDGRYEYRYVAGKKPDGKLIYKSFYAKTERELKRKIKEYNEDRSKYTVKVESTTFRDYAEFWMKTVKFPILKPVSYDRLEQTYNTVCNYIGWFQVGNVTTEDIQAMINDLSATKAYSTVKKHYEFVKGVFQYAYNSQKIAFDPCPAVQLPIERNMKVKTRKTEILPENITNKMYEFNNTLQESNNQFFKHMPVLLLILNTGMRIGEALALEWQDIDFDKKTLRVNKTLTKAKERDKSGSVVGKQKKTFSDITKTESGNRLIPLNDMAVSLLMQIQDYNRRKKIKTDYVASTADGGYVSERNILRTFKSVLGVVGAEYYTIHALRHTFASRLLKAGTEISVVSKLLGHADINTTYSTYIHVLNDQMTDVMSGISKI
- a CDS encoding helix-turn-helix domain-containing protein, translating into MYYNKADLQEIFGFGRDKMKKFLEKGILPIVRVNKDYLISKEELDAWFKKNAGKAINI
- a CDS encoding redox-sensing transcriptional repressor Rex produces the protein MEEKKNLVGGISRKTLERLPMYHHYLERKYREGTETISAPVIALDLQLNEVQVRKDLAMVAKTAGKPKLGYVVKDLIRDMEEFLGFHNTNQAALVGVGSLGKALLSYKGFEQYGVEIVLAFDSDGRRVNTKTGGKPVLPMEKLENLCQRMNIHIGIITVPAECAQEVCNRLVDGGVKAIWNFAPTHLTVPDHVLVQNENMAVSLAALSKYLYEADKEGSQ
- a CDS encoding FAD:protein FMN transferase, with the translated sequence MASLLLMGCERRVEPLSKTGFMLNTFVTVTLYGKDDPEILSDCLDLCRSYENIFSKTIEGSEVYKLNHRPASEMTVTVSPDVEALLSKGLYYSQISDGAFDITVEPLSSLWDFTSPDPVVPPDGKIQEAKKKVDYRNLKLEGNALTFLSPDISLDFGAIAKGYIADRMKDFLLEQGVKSAVINLGGNVLCVGQKPGGTPFKIGLQKPYADRNETIETLNINDMSVVSSGVYERHFEKDGVNYHHILNPGDGYPYENGLVSVTILSELSADGDALSTTCFSLGLKKGMELLDSTDGVYGVFITEDGEVHYSQGAREFLAGKP
- the queA gene encoding tRNA preQ1(34) S-adenosylmethionine ribosyltransferase-isomerase QueA — translated: MNVRDFYFDLPQELIAQDPLEDRSASRLLVLDKHTGEIQHRHFKDILSYLRKGDCLVINDTKVIPARLFGVKEGTEAKIEILLLKRRENDIWETLVKPGKKAKTGTVISFGEGLLKGTVIDVVEEGNRLIQFSYEGIFEEILDRLGQMPLPPYITHQLKDKNRYQTVYAKHEGSAAAPTAGLHFTKELLEEIEDMGVDIAHVTLHVGLGTFRPVKVDEIEAHHMHSEFYIIEEEEAKKVNDAKKNGGRIVCVGTTSCRTVESASTEEGILKAGSGWTEIFIYPGYRFKLLDCLITNFHLPESTLVMLVSALAGRDHVLHAYEEAIKERYRFFSFGDAMLLTDLQDGEKS
- a CDS encoding LysR family transcriptional regulator is translated as MNTVLLQYAVEVEKTGSITQAAANLFMDQPNLSKAIKTLEESLGAPIFRRTSKGVVPTARGRIFLEHARNVLDQIEKMEHLYKPDEVSGVEFSLSMPRASYLSLAFSRFIRSLCREEGMNVWLRETNSADTLRDVETREYNLGIIRYQSSLEGHYAHTAAAKGLLMEPVLEYSLRLLMSADHPLAGKEEITEEDLMPYIEIVHGDGALGRRENFEKKGTPLESPKRVYVFERGSQFNLLLEDPHTYMWVSPMPEEFLKRYGLVERQCRKKADTFRDVLIYRKGYSLTAWDKEFLNELEAVKNIFLK
- a CDS encoding sirohydrochlorin cobaltochelatase, producing the protein MKQAILVVSFGTSYQESRKKTIEAIEQAIKEEFPEYELRRAFTSRIIIGILKKRDNIYIDSVEEALEKLALEGFQRVIVQPTLVMGGEENDHMVAAVKQYENRFKRILWGKPLLSEEADYERLCSVLAEDTKEYDREGTEILFMGHGTEHEANECYPRLAEVLKQNGYGRYHIGTVEAEPAFEAVKEEVKKTGSSRMVLQPLMIVSGDHAHNDMAGEGEESWKSQLESEGYQVVCRLKGMGELEGVRSMFLDHAREACKKLEAMG